The following are from one region of the Rhizobium sullae genome:
- a CDS encoding phosphoribosyl-ATP diphosphatase produces the protein MTGFSLSDLEKIVDERSKAPPDESWTAKLVAAGQQKAAKKLGEEAIEAVMAAVTDDRDNLTYETADLLYHLLVVLKIAGIPLQDVMAELERRTAQSGLKEKASR, from the coding sequence ATGACCGGATTTTCCCTTTCCGATCTGGAAAAAATCGTCGACGAACGGTCGAAGGCCCCACCGGATGAATCCTGGACGGCAAAGCTCGTTGCCGCCGGGCAGCAGAAGGCCGCGAAGAAACTCGGCGAAGAAGCCATTGAAGCCGTTATGGCTGCCGTGACCGACGATCGCGACAATCTTACCTACGAGACGGCCGACCTCCTCTATCACCTTTTGGTCGTATTGAAGATAGCAGGCATTCCGTTGCAGGATGTAATGGCGGAACTTGAGCGACGTACCGCTCAATCCGGCCTCAAGGAAAAGGCCAGCCGGTAG